A segment of the Geoglobus ahangari genome:
AGCTACGCTCTGACTCACAGGGGAACTATCGTCGGGATCATGGAGGTGGAGGAGGTCTACAGGTTCGACAGAAGGGAGTACGCGAGATGCGTGTTCGGCACAGAGGATACTGAGCATCCCGGGGTCAGAAGGACGATGGAGATGGGTGAGGTGCTCGCCGGAGGGAGGGTGTGGTTCGTCGAGTTTGCGGACAAAAGATTTGACGATCACTTTTTCCCTCCCGAGGTAACGAGGGAGATTTTCAGAAAGTGGGACTACGTTGTCGCGTTTCAGACGAGAAACGCCCCTCATGTTGGGCACGAGTACGTTCAGAAGTCGGCGATGATGGCCGTCGAGGCCTACACTGGCGGGAGCGTTGGTCTGTTCATAAACCCGGTGATAGGCAGGAAAAAGAAGGGTGACTTCAGAGACGAGGCGATAATAAAGGCTTATCAGGTGCTGATCGAGAACTACTACAGGAGGGAGAACACGTTTCTCGGCATATGGAAGACAGAGATGAGGTACGCTGGCCCACGAGAGGCAGTTCTGCATGCAATAGTCAGACAGAACTTCGGAGCGACCCACTTCATAGTCGGGAGAGACCACGCGGGAGTCGGGAACTTTTACGGGCCATACGACGCGCACGAGATGCTGAAGGAGCATGACGATCTCAAAATAAAGCCCCTGTTCTTCAAGGAGTTCCACTTCTGCGAGAGGTGCGGGGTTATAAGCAAGAGCCTCTGCCCCCATGACGCGAGAGAGTTCAGCGGAACCTATGTCAGGAAATGCCTGCTTGAGGGCATCGAGTGCGTG
Coding sequences within it:
- the sat gene encoding sulfate adenylyltransferase, translating into MIEPHGGRLVKRVADERLREEAGELEKVEIDRERALDVENIGLGIYSPLDGFMCSEDFESVLWERRLSNGLSWTIPIVLDLNLQEGESYALTHRGTIVGIMEVEEVYRFDRREYARCVFGTEDTEHPGVRRTMEMGEVLAGGRVWFVEFADKRFDDHFFPPEVTREIFRKWDYVVAFQTRNAPHVGHEYVQKSAMMAVEAYTGGSVGLFINPVIGRKKKGDFRDEAIIKAYQVLIENYYRRENTFLGIWKTEMRYAGPREAVLHAIVRQNFGATHFIVGRDHAGVGNFYGPYDAHEMLKEHDDLKIKPLFFKEFHFCERCGVISKSLCPHDAREFSGTYVRKCLLEGIECVFIRDEVLEAIAEMENPFVGEEGF